One Anolis carolinensis isolate JA03-04 chromosome 4, rAnoCar3.1.pri, whole genome shotgun sequence DNA window includes the following coding sequences:
- the mdm4 gene encoding protein Mdm4 isoform X3 gives MTSSTSAQFPLHEKACRTSSERITQVRPKLPLLRILQTAGAQGETFTLKQIIHYLGEYIVLKQLYDKEEQHMVYCEGDQLGDLLGRESFSVRDPSPVYDMLKRNVTPASVTAE, from the exons ATGACATCTTCCACCTCTGCACAATTTCCATTACACGAGAAAGCTTGCAGAACATCATCTGAAAGAATCACACAG GTAAGACCCAAGCTGCCGCTTTTGAggatattgcaaactgcaggggCTCAGGGTGAAACTTTTACATTAAAGCAG ATCATACATTACCTTGGAGAATATATTGTGCTGAAACAGCTGTATGACAAAGAAGAACAACATATGGTTTATTGTGAAGGAGACCAATTAGGGGATCTTCTGGGCCGTGAAAGCTTCTCTGTAAGAGATCCAAG CCCGGTGTATGATATGCTGAAAAGGAATGTGACACCTGCTTCTGTCACAG